A single window of Streptomyces cathayae DNA harbors:
- a CDS encoding NAD(P)H-hydrate dehydratase, which yields MRTAYSVETVRAAERELMARLPEGALMQRAAAGLAAACAELLGRAHGRVYGSRVVLLVGSGDNGGDALYAGARLARRGAGVTAVLLAPERAHAAGLAALRGAGGRAVGTGGGEALIRRADLVVDGIVGIGGKGGLRPDAVPLAEAAERSRAAVVAVDLPSGVDADTGEVRGTALRADLTVTFGTHKPGLLVDPAREYAGSVRLVDIGLELPAEPVLEALQHADVARLLPVPGAESDKYRRGVVGVAAGSARYPGAAVLAVSGALRGGAGAVRYVGPAARDVIARFPETLVSDRGPKHAGRVQAWVVGPGAGDDAGPVAEVLAADVPVLIDADGLRLADVSAVRARRAPTLMTPHAGEAAALLGVEREEVEGGRLAAARELAGRYGATVLLKGSTTLVADPGADPDARAVTAVRVNPTGTSWLATAGSGDVLSGLAGSLLAAGLPPLDAGSAAAYLHGLAARFAADGAPVGAHDVAEALPAAWRDVVRG from the coding sequence ATGCGTACTGCGTACAGCGTGGAGACGGTCAGGGCGGCGGAGCGGGAACTGATGGCACGGCTGCCGGAGGGCGCGCTGATGCAGCGCGCCGCCGCCGGGCTCGCCGCGGCCTGCGCGGAGCTGCTGGGGCGGGCTCACGGCAGGGTCTACGGCAGCAGGGTCGTCCTGCTGGTCGGCAGCGGGGACAACGGCGGCGACGCCCTCTACGCCGGTGCCCGGCTGGCGCGGCGCGGCGCGGGCGTCACGGCGGTGCTGCTCGCGCCGGAGCGCGCCCATGCCGCCGGGCTCGCGGCGTTGCGCGGGGCGGGGGGCCGGGCCGTGGGGACCGGCGGTGGCGAGGCGTTGATCCGGCGGGCCGATCTCGTCGTGGACGGCATCGTCGGGATCGGTGGCAAGGGCGGGCTGCGGCCGGACGCGGTGCCGCTCGCCGAGGCCGCCGAGCGGTCCCGTGCCGCGGTCGTCGCCGTCGACCTGCCGAGCGGTGTCGACGCGGACACCGGCGAGGTCCGCGGCACCGCGCTCCGGGCCGACCTCACGGTGACCTTCGGGACGCACAAGCCGGGGCTGCTCGTCGATCCGGCACGGGAGTACGCGGGGTCGGTACGGCTCGTCGACATCGGGCTGGAGCTGCCGGCCGAGCCGGTGCTGGAGGCGCTCCAGCACGCCGACGTGGCACGGCTGCTGCCGGTGCCCGGCGCGGAGAGCGACAAGTACCGGCGTGGCGTCGTCGGGGTCGCCGCCGGGTCCGCCCGCTACCCCGGCGCGGCCGTGCTCGCGGTGTCCGGCGCGCTGCGGGGCGGTGCCGGGGCCGTGCGGTACGTCGGTCCCGCCGCGCGGGACGTGATCGCCCGCTTCCCCGAGACGCTGGTGTCCGACCGGGGGCCGAAGCACGCCGGACGAGTGCAGGCGTGGGTCGTCGGGCCCGGAGCCGGTGACGACGCCGGGCCCGTGGCGGAGGTCCTGGCGGCGGACGTGCCGGTGCTGATCGACGCGGACGGGCTGCGGCTGGCCGACGTCTCGGCCGTACGGGCCCGCCGGGCGCCCACCCTGATGACCCCGCACGCCGGCGAGGCCGCCGCGCTGCTCGGCGTGGAGCGGGAGGAGGTCGAGGGCGGCCGGCTGGCCGCGGCGCGTGAACTGGCCGGACGGTACGGGGCGACCGTGCTGCTCAAGGGCTCCACGACGCTGGTCGCCGATCCGGGCGCCGATCCGGACGCCCGGGCGGTGACGGCCGTACGGGTGAACCCGACCGGCACGTCCTGGCTGGCCACGGCCGGGAGCGGGGACGTCCTGTCCGGGCTGGCGGGCTCGCTGCTGGCCGCCGGACTGCCGCCGCTGGACGCGGGCAGTGCGGCGGCCTACCTGCACGGCCTCGCCGCACGGTTCGCGGCGGACGGCGCGCCGGTGGGGGCGCACGACGTGGCGGAGGCCCTCCCGGCGGCCTGGCGGGACGTCGTGCGCGGGTGA